The Hyphomicrobium sp. 99 genome contains the following window.
CCGCGCGGTCTCGAGAATGGTCTTGGGGCCGGGCGCGCCTTCGATAGACCCGAATAAAAGCTCGAGCCGCGTCTCTCTTATCCCGCAATACTGGAGAATGCCCGTCTCGAGCTGCGTGCGCATCGCTTCGTCATAGCCGCGCTTTGCATAGGCCTCTGCCGACGTTCCAGCTACCGCGAGCATCCACGCGCGGTTGTGAGGATAGGTCCGATCGCCGTACGCCCAGCCGTTGTTCCAGACGCGGTCGATCCAGCCTTTGAGAAGGGCCGGCATCGACCACCACCACACGGGAAAGACCATCACGGTCGCCTCGTTGCGTTCGATGCGCGCCATCTCGCTTTGAACCGCAGCGGAATAGAGCTTGTTAGGATCAGCCCAGTCAGGTTCGTCGGGTTGCAGTAGAACAGGATCAAACCCTTCCGACATAAGATCCGCGACCTCGATCTCGTGGCCC
Protein-coding sequences here:
- a CDS encoding NAD(P)H oxidoreductase, encoding MKILLVTAHPRSDSLTFAAAKAFAEAAQKKGHEIEVADLMSEGFDPVLLQPDEPDWADPNKLYSAAVQSEMARIERNEATVMVFPVWWWSMPALLKGWIDRVWNNGWAYGDRTYPHNRAWMLAVAGTSAEAYAKRGYDEAMRTQLETGILQYCGIRETRLELLFGSIEGAPGPKTILETARRLGSEF